A genomic segment from Salmo trutta chromosome 38, fSalTru1.1, whole genome shotgun sequence encodes:
- the LOC115177634 gene encoding zinc finger protein 271-like: MSEPGSGCGVPAQRSSQQGPEVMSVKLEDCSQTLELNVIVKEEEEREIKEEENSDSGTSSNPGSDSKPSPTASGNHKQCRQKPQPCCSDSFICPTHLKSLKQTPKIKKTYLCSQCGKSFSRTGDLKSHQRSHSKKKPYHCARCGEGFTQLGSLKSHQRIHTGEKPYHCSQCGKSFNRSGNLTEHQRIHTGEKPHHCTQCGKSFSRAGILKNHKRTHTGEKPFHCSACGKSFTREVSLKNHQRVHTGEKPFHCSTCGRGFSEKVNLNRHERVHSEEKPYHCTTCGKSFNHSGSLKEHQRIHTGEKPYHCTECGKKFRFAGDLKNHQRSHSREKPYHCSLCGKSFNQPGNLKSHQRIHIEQKPICTVNVIVKEEEGEREINDKVKREVEESKGVVDPGTARLPGRGSYPCPQCGKNFSSSSNLKNHQRVHTGEKPFHCSACGKRFREKAHLKRHARVHSGEKPYNCFECGKNFRMADTLQKHQRIHTGEKPHHCSLCGKSFNHSGSLKEHQRIHSGEKPYHCSLCGKSFHHSGTFKKHQQSHIGVKPICNLNVIVKEEDGDCTPNVIVKEEDGDCTLNVIVKEEEEDPDTSRLPDCGRYPCSQCGKNFSSSSNLKNHQRVHTGEKPFHCSACGKSFSEKANLKRHERVHEKEKREVEEEEETSGVVDPSIPRLPGRGSYPCSQCGKSFSSLGNLNNHQKVHTGEKPYHCTQCGKSFSEKANLKRHEIVHSGEKPYHCTQCGKNFRVADTLQKHQRIHTGEKPNHCYFCGKSFDNLGSLKVHQKIHNGEKPYHCTQCGKSFNYSGNFKKHQRIHIGENPTFTLNVIVKEEEEDGKEREVEVEERVVKEEAT, from the exons ATGTCAGAGCCGGGTTCTGGCTGTGGTGTTCCAGCCCAGAGAAGCTCACAACAGGGTCCAGAGGTGATGTCAGTGAAGCTGGaggactgcagtcaaacactggagctcaATGTGattgtgaaagaggaggaggagagagaaatcaaGGAGGAAGAAAACAGTGACTCAG GAACGAGCTCCAACCCAGGCTCAGACAGCAAGCCCAGTCCCACAGCATCAGGAAATCATAAACAATGCAGACAGAAGCCCCAACCCTGCTGTAGCGACAGCTTTATTTGTCCAACTCACCTCAAATCACTCAAACAGACTCCCAAAATAAAGAAGACATACCTCTGCtcccaatgtgggaagagtttcagtcGGACAGGAGACTTAAAGAGTCATCAGAGATCACACAGTAAaaagaagccttaccactgcgcTCGATGTGGGGAGGGATTCACTCAGCTTGGAAGTCTAAAAAGTcaccagagaatacatacaggggagaagccttaccactgctcccagtgtgggaagagctttaatCGCTCAGGAAACCTTACAGAACACCAAAGAATacatacaggggagaagcctCACCACTGCacccaatgtgggaagagtttcagccGGGCAGGAATTCTAAAGAATCATAAAagaactcacacaggagagaaacctttccaCTGCTCTgcttgtgggaagagttttacaagaGAAGTAAGCCTAAAAAATCATCAAAgagtacacactggagagaaacctttccaCTGCTCCACATGTGGAAGGGGTTTCAGTGAGAAAGTAAATCTTAATAGACACGAGCGAGTACATAGTgaagagaagccttaccactgcaccacgtgtgggaagagctttaatCATTCAGGAAGCCTTAAggaacaccagagaatacatacaggggagaaaccttaccACTGCACTGAGTGTGGAAAGAAATTCCGTTTTGCAGGAGATCTAAAGAATCACCAGAGATCACACAGtagggagaagccttaccactgctctctttgtgggaagagtttcaatCAACCCGGAAACTTAAAAAGTCATCAGCGAATACACATAGAACAGAAGCCTATCTGTACTGTCAATGTGATTgtcaaagaggaggagggtgagagggaaaTCAATGATAAGGTAAAGAGAGAAGTTGAGGAAAGTAAAGGTGTAGTTGACCCAGGTACAGCAAGACTACCTGGTCGTGGGAGTTACCCCTGccctcaatgtgggaagaattttagTTCCTCAAGTAATCTAAAGAATCATCAAAgagtacacactggagagaaacctttccactgctcagcatgtgggaagcGTTTCCGTGAGAAAGCACACCTTAAGAGACATGCGAGGGTACAtagtggagagaagccttacaacTGCTTCGAATGTGGGAAGAATTTCCGTATGGCAGATACCCTACAGAaacaccagagaatccacacaggagagaagcctcaccACTGCTCTCTTTGTGGGAAGAGCTTTAATCATTCAGGAAGCCTTAAGGAACATCAAAGAATACAtagtggagagaagccttaccactgctctcttTGTGGGAAGAGCTTCCATCATTCAGGAACCTTTAAGAAACATCAGCAAAGTCACATTGGAGTAAAACCTATCTGTAATCTCAATGTGATTGTCAAAGAGGAGGATGGTGACTGTACTCCCAATGTGATTGTCAAAGAGGAGGATGGTGACTGTACTCTCAATGTGAttgtcaaagaggaggaggaagacccaGATACATCAAGACTACCAGATTGTGGTCGTTACCCCTGTTCACAATGTGGAAAGAATTTTAGTTCCTCAAGTAATCTAAAGAATCATCAAAgagtacacactggagagaaaccttttcaCTGCTCTgcatgtgggaagagtttcagtgAGAAAGCAAACCTTAAGAGACATGAGAGAGTACATgagaaggaaaagagagaggttgaggaagaggaggaaactaGTGGTGTAGTTGACCCAAGTATACCAAGACTACCTGGTCGTGGGAGTTACCCctgctctcagtgtgggaagagtttcagttCCTTAGGTAATCTAAATAATCATCAAAAAGtacacacgggagagaagccgTACCACTGCacccaatgtgggaagagtttcagtgAGAAAGCAAACCTTAAGAGACACGAGATAGTACAtagtggagagaagccttaccactgcaccCAATGTGGGAAGAATTTCCGTGTGGCAGATACCCTACAGAaacaccagagaatccacacaggagagaagcctaaCCACTGCTATTTTTGTGGGAAGAGCTTTGATAATTTAGGAAGCCTTAAGGTACATCAAAAAATACATaatggagagaagccttaccactgcactcaatgtgggaagagcttcaattaTTCAGGAAATTTTAAGAAACATCAAAGAATACATATTGGAGAGAATCCTACCTTTACTCTCAATGTGAttgtcaaagaggaggaggaagatggaaaagagagagaagttgAGGTTGAGGAGAGAGTAGTGAAGGAAGAGGCTACATAA